Part of the Ciona intestinalis chromosome 6, KH, whole genome shotgun sequence genome, TGGTTTTCGCTCGCATTCCTAccaaaacaacaaatgaaGTTCTTCGTAATGATAACGAGATAACCCCCCATAAGGAAGAACCACCTGGCATAACACAACCCAGGTGGATTGAATAACAGGTGTGAGGGAATGGCCGCAATTTAGCAAGACCCTTCATCATGGGAGTGTAGGTTAGTGTACCTGACATAGTTAAGCAAGAGGTAAAATTACCCGAGATTTTTTCTCTAACGACTAAGTGCCAAGTTCGTTCTGGCAATGTACCAGATatggaattttaaaactctGTGTACGGATTTTTAAGTTGACATGTAAACTACACACTGGCGCGTAAATGCATTAGACCTGCCAGCCCTCTGCAGTAAACATGCGGAGTACGAAGGCGAAGATCGGTTAAGACGAGTACGGACGGGCGCATATTTCAAATACCCGAGACAAACCGGGCGAAACGGAAACCGGTTCAATTTTGCTCTCTGGTCTTTCTCCTGCGTTTCAAAGCCTCGATTTTTCACCTATACCGAGACTGAAGGTTAGACTTAATGCCCAAGACGAACGCAACCCGTGTGAATATAGAGTATATTTTGGGAAGCAGTCCGAATCAAGTTTAAAAGACCACGCTAAGAAAATGTGGAAACCGTTTTGCAGGTGCAATATACAGGGTTACCACAGCTTTGGGTTTATTGGCAGAACAAAGAGATTAGAGCTATTTAATTCGTAAGACGCCGAATAAGGAGATGGATCAGGTCACTGAAGCAGTGACAGTGCCACTCAGTCGAATCGTAAACTGATCAATTTTCAATATCGGGAGGGTGTGACATTGTATACCAGTGGCAGCTTAAATGGGCAAACCATTCGGTTCCGGTATATTTTCGTACAGGAACATTACTTTAACATTACGTAAGTGGTTTATGTCGGCTAGGGTCAAGAGTTTTGTGCCAGAGTCTGGAAATAGTGATTGTTATGGTTCAAAGTGACGACAGCTAATGACGTTTGTAGTCTACACGTATAATGCCAAACATGGTTACTTGGCTAGCAGAGCGGAAAAGCAAATTACACCACAAGCTTAAGTGATGCGCCTACGgtcgttttcatttttttaatttgtactTTCCATTACCTGTCAATGACTGACGGCGCACTGAGCCGATTGACCTGCAAAAAGATTTTGCATTGACGTTGTTTCCAAATTACATTAAAAGGActttttcttgtcccgtttAAAGTTAGCGACACCCGCATTGGGGAATTTTGCTGCAGTTAAATAATTCAGTGCATTACGTCAGCGTCAttcctttttaaatattcatagtCTTACTGATTGCTCACGTTCTTGGTCATATAAACATTTGACCCAGCTATATCTCCTAACATACGTTAATAATTcatttacattaatattaaagttgtcattttgcaatatataaactgttgcagCCAGACATAATACAAACTTAAAAACGATCTTCCGGAAAATTCGGACTGGACTTTTTATATTGCCTATATTTCATTAGgatgaaaattgtttttaaaacgtaGCCACGGAAAATAAATGTGCGAAATAGCTGTTTTAGATTTGTCATACACATATCTATTATTGTACTTAATAAATGCGATTGATTTGAGGCCCAGCTGCGATTTTATGAGGCTGTGTATCGTCTTACTTAGAAAGCGTTGGTTAACATTTTCGGTAAAACAGGCTTTCGTAAATCTGTCTGATATACAACGTACTCAGTAAAGAGATTACAATATGGCTTTAACACAAGTTTTGCCCTGAAGGGAAAGAAGTAAAGAGATATACGCGCTTAAGCTATCAGGTGTCAACAGCGCTGAATTAACATTGCTCAACCGGGCGATCAAAATGATATGAAGCgtttttgcaacaaataagTTGTCAAATAGAGAACGTATTTCATATTTCCTGTATTCCTTTTTAGGGTCTCAAACCTTACATAAAATTTACTTGCGTACTTGATTAACTTTAAAGATATTTACTATACAACAGTTCGTGGAAATACGTTTTACGCTCGTAAAGTATAACCTATGAGCGTGTGTAAAAATAACCGGCTTGCAGTTTACTAAGTACATATAAGTAGTTCAATAATCGATTTGCTTCTACTTCCTTACGTCAGAGGCTCAAGACGCTAAGTCAGACAGGATTGCATTAGAGTTCGGTATAATTGTATTACTCGAGACAGGACTGCGTCGCTAACGCATCTTATGCTTATACCGCAACGATGACTTGAAACGCATTATCAAAAAGTTTGCCGCCCTTTGCTTAAAAAGATAATCACCGTTTACGGATAAACGGTTTCGGTATTTCGTGATAGTTCTTTAAAGACTATGTcaccatatatatagttaagCGGATTTGGTTGGACTGTTTTAGTGATTTGCTGTTCAGCCATATCAAAAGAACATGATGCCATGCCTTATGCAGTAACCTGTAACTTTGTTTCACTGTTACTAATCACATGTGCAGTGATAGTAAAATATGTTACCGGTTAAAATTTCGTAAGTATGAACCATCGACGTTAAGCttgtgtatgttttaaatCTATAAGACTACGATATGCGCGGGAAAAGCAATTCCAAGGACACGGGAACTGGTTGCGTCTAGCGTTGAGTTATTTTCTCAGACgttttttgtgaaatttgCTTCTCTGcaaagaaataatttaaagtgaTGGCTCGAAATTGTGGTGAAAGGTATCCGAGCATGAGTAAACAACTCCATCTCCATTTATGAAGTTTGCAAATAATTGAGTGCGTCGCATTTCCTCTTTTCATCAATTCGTAATTGAAATCCTTTGTGTACCGTACATAATGGGGGAATGGAGCGTCACGAGATCGTATACCCcgaaaaattaaatgtttattttgtttgcgAATAACTAGATGAGCTTGTCTTGCACCACCGCAGCGGAAGTCCAGTTATCTCTATACCGATCTATAACCGTATCATACGACCACACGGTGCATATACATCCGGAGTGGGTTATATTACAACGATTTATTATAAGCTCGAATATCTGTTATCGAATCAGGGTTCACAAAGAATCTTGAGTGTTAGTCCTGTGCAAACATAGTCTTGTTGTGGAATGCTAAGGGTCGTGTATATAGCATATTATTTTGCCCAAGCCACAAATATGTCATATATCGTACTTAACGATGTGCTTAAGTCACACGACGATGTTATACCACCACATTTGTGGACGTTTCCGTAATACTAAATCTCAGGGTTAAAACTAAGGGGCGAGTTAAAGTGTCCTACACTGTCCAGCGGGTACGTTTTGTTGACGAAAACAAAAAGGTCAACATTTATAAAAGGAACACGAGCGTACACTGTATATGAAGTCGTGTGAATGCCCGATGTCCAAGAATCACCAGTGTAACATGACACCTATACCCACGTATACAAGGGTCATGGATAATTGCACTTTGCCTTTTAAATACTTGGCCTACTTCTTAAAAGTCTGACATCGTAACACAAGTTTTTCTGGGCTTTTAGATGATTGATTATGCCGAGCCGGCTTCAATGGGCTGTAATGCTGTAAATTAAAGACTGGCTATTAGCTAAGCTGGTGTAAGTACACATATGCGGTAATGCTAATCATCAAGGTATTAACGCATTGAAGGCGTGGTTAAGTACACCCGTTATATGCAATTGTgggaatttaattaaaagatcGCTTTACGACTTTACGTAATCGTTGAAATATCGACGTACTCATAAGCTAGGTATCAACAAGAACAGATGCGAGCAAGGTTTACCGCTGAGTGCCGTTGATGTAGTTTAAAACGAATATGACGTAACGGTAAATAAGTGTTGTTAGATGTTCTGGTATTATTTCTAATGGTGGTTTATTTGGTAACAATCGGATTCATGACtcattatttaaacttagATACTGACATAAACGTGAAGCCAGACTATACTTACACTGCGACAACACAATACCACTGTACTATACTGGACTACGGCGAGCAAAGGAAATGAAAGTGATTGTAAATGTAGCGACGTACAGCTTGTACATTGTTATAGGTTAACAATGTGGGTTCTGTAGTTTGATTCTAGAAATGAATGTTGCGTGTCAAACCTCAGAAATGCGATTTCCTCTGCATTGAGCATGTTGTAGGTTTCGACATAATTTAGGGTTGCAGGCCAACAGTTTGCACTGAATTGTGTCCGGAAAAAAGACCGGTAATACTCACTGTTCTTACCACCCAGTAGTTAATCATATAATGTCAGCTTTTATGTGCAATGGCCGTGACTATTTCATGTGTGTTTCTTGCCGCCTTCTCAATTTCGAGATATTTCCGACAAAGGTGATGTTTTGTAAGGTTATCAGATGGCTTACCGAAACTAAATCCAATGATTTCCAGTGCTTGTTTTTCGCATAAAACAAACCACGTTCGTAACGTTTGACCTGCTTCATTGTACGTGTTTGTTATGCTACATATGGCCGGCTcatttaaattcttttaacACTCATTCCTATACACATGAACTATTTGGTGTATAACTTAACTGCATCAATACTCTAGCCACAACTGAACCTTTTAGCTGACAGATACGATATATAGCACGGTAGTCTAGGAGTTCACGGGTTCGGCACACGACCGTATCACGTAGCACGATTAATCGTTAGGGTTGCCCCTGTAAACTTTGCTTATTGACATACCAACAAAGGCACCCTGATTGACCAATAGATAGCACACGTATAATGGTCAAAATGTTTGTTCAGCAAACGCTGCATAATGTGTTGCTGAATGTATTttctgaatgttttttttttcttcttaaGCTGtattaacttgtaataaagTAAGTCTTCTAGCTATAATTGTACATCCGTCAGTATCAATACATtcgtaataaataattaagttCATTTAAGGTCTGTACGAAGCCAAGGGTTCAAAATACGCACTTAAGTTAAGTTCAATGTTGATGTATTATTATTCTATCCCCACCGGAAATTAGTGACTTGTAAATATAGTTTACACAAGTTCATATCACTTCTTTCAACGCCGTTTAATTTCCCCATAgagtataaattaaattttacattcaaTACAGTGACCACCTACAACCTAAtggatttatttttcttttagcAAAATACCTTAGCCTTGACTCCTCAGCTACAGTGACGTAATTGTGAATAAAGATCTATTACAAATTGAGTCCGTATGTGGTGGCCAcaatacgtcacaatatgTGACGTCAGCGCTATAAACGTAGTACAACTCAGTTGTCGCCCTTTTTCGTCCAAGGAAGTTATGGCTAGACTGCGGTTCCAATAAACCGCTGTTAGAAATCATAATTACAACTTAGTACAAGGCTCAAGTGTTGTCTTCCGTTTAGATCGCCGAGAAATTACAACGTATTTAAGCCTGATAGCCGTGGCTTTAAGTTAGAGTCCTGAAGAACAGCTATTTTCTCTTTGTAATAGCTCTAGCTTTGATTCGAGATTGTGTTGGTGTGACTATAGAGTACAATTCGGCAGGTGTACTATATTTTCGGATATCGTAACTAGAGTTCAGCTGCAGTGGATGTATCTGTTCCTTTTGTGCTTAAAATAGAAATGCCAGGCTGGGATTTTAACAATCGAAACCCTTTTGAAATTTAGTCATACCTCGTTGGTTACGTTTCGCGTATTTAACATTGGCATAAAGCGGACTCACTTGGACAGACAAGCAAATAATCGCAATATTTATACCAGCTGCGTTAGTTACGGTTCTGTTTACAGATATGATGGTTAAACGGCCACACGCGAAGTATATTACGCTCGATTTGCGGTCTCtttaaacataacattgtTAAGGTATTTAAGGGTTTAGAATCAGTTAGGTTATTTGtatgtgtattttattataaattaaccTTAAAAGCTAAAACTCAGTTCTGTTTTCTGTATTGCCAATGCCTTTTTTGTAACGTCTGCTGCGTAGGCGACAGGTTCAACTCATAacctttctcttttttttcttcaatccACACAGGCCAGAAAGAAGTTAGCCGTATTCAAACACTCGCATTTCGTGCGTAGAGTGCTTGTTGTTCTCCGCTAGCTGGTTTGCGACTGTGAGTGTGCGGTGGGAAGCGTTAGTGAATGGATGCAATCAGGGCACTGCTGAAAAATACTGCTTGACTTTTCTTAAGTACAGTGGTATCGGAAGAATAACAACCATGAatttttgtgttgttgttggtgtaaTTTCACTCGTCGTCGTTGGGTTATTTCACCCAGCATCATGTGTACGAGTGAACATCGAGAATTATTCTTGGCAACGGCCGCGTTTGCCGCATCTTGCCTCGGTTGCCGAAATCGAAGAGGGTCGAGCTGAATATCACGGCCATGTTGCTCAAGTTTTGAAAGGCGATTGCGACCTGGACTGTCAGATACAAAAGGACAATCAACCAATATCGATTGAAGAGCTGGACAGAGATATGAGTTTTGAAACCTTGGACGTGGTGAAGCAACTCAAGTTTAAAACCATTGTCAACGTAACCGAATCCAGCATATTGCCCAGCGAACCTGCACTGGACACGCAAGTTGAAATTGAAGACGAACCAAGCAGTAGGCACAAGCGGGCAATCTTTGGTTTAGACACCCGGTTTCAATTACCTGCCAAAAAGTTTTCAACCATGTTTCCGTTTTCCACTGCTGTAAAATTGTCCACCGGATGCGCGGGAGTTCTTTTATCACCAAAGCACGTTTTAACCTCAGCTCACTGTTTGCATGACGGGAAACGGTATCTTAAGGTgagttaatatatattatatatatacagtattgtGGAGTacgatgggataccgttaacacctaaatcccatatttctttaTAGTGTTTTTGAAGCATTATTAACGCTCTCCCAGAGTCGCGGTGCTATGGTTATATAACTTTGCTGTAAATATTCGTCGTTTACCAGCGAACGTAGACGCCATGTGACGGggaaagagaatgaaaacgttttctattttatcctaccctactatagcAAACATGCTTAAAATGCTTTAGTTGTTTTGTAGAACTAAACAAGATGTgactttgtatttaatttcGCGTGGCGGAGAtgtagagttataacacgggtggtTCCCAATTGCGCACCATTTGCGGTGGCTTACTTCGTTTGcgaattaccaagtatgtaactttgtcatTGAGTTTAACCGCAACGTAAAGCGTGAACAAGCAATAAGAAGTTGCAGCACGTGCTTCACATTTCTCGAGTCCACGTAATCTTGGTACAAGTACTTAACTACGCTCTTTATAAAGCTAATTGGACAAGTGGATTGTCTAATCGcccttggttttaaaataggaGAAAGTGAGAGAAAACGGCTGCGCAGAACAGTAGAGTATTGTTCTGTTCGGAAATGTTTTCACGAGCTCGGTGCTGAAAATCCATCGTGGTTTTCTTAAACAAACTTAAGGTTCCAAACGAATTTGCAAGTTAAACTACAGGAAATAAAAGCAGTATATTACCAGCTAAGAAAACAGACACACAGTGCTATAGAGTGCTAGACGATTCATTAACTTAGATCACTGTTTAACCAAAAGTATCTATGCTATGCGGCTATCGACGCCTTTTCTATTTATGGCCCGTTTCGCACCGGTGTAACGTATTTCTCACAACGCTGAGGCATTACATGCATACCTTAGTGTGTATGACGCCTGTGATGGCCTTGGGTTGTAAACTTCTTATTCTGTGGTTGTCAATGCTTTCGCAACATACCAGAGAAGCTGCTTGTTCCGCACGACTCGTCCACATAACCAAGACTCATGTTTCggcaaaaacaaacattgaaTAGCTCGGACATAACCCGGTCGTGCTGTATTTCAACAGACATATCTTAATCTGCAGAATAGTGTAAACGCAGATATGGCATGTTTGCTGAGTACGATCGGATGGCCAACAACGAGCTTGTTTGGCGAGCATCAGCTGTCTctctatataaaacaaattcggCGGATTTCATTTTAATCCGTTGATTACTTTTCGGAAGGTGCGTTTATCATTTTCGCAACGTTAAAGTGTCACCGTGTTTTCCTGCTTGGGTTTGCCATCAGTTCAATGAGTTAGTAGTTCCATTTCAATTCCCTACCTTAGGTTTTGTTTGGAGTTGTCTAAATGTTTGACTATATTGCTCAACTTATTGTCTATTCGTTTCTGCTTAAACTCGAGTTTCAGCAGTAGATCAAATTGAATGAAACCGCAGACTTGATGCCAGACGTGCCGATAACGCGACTAACGGCGACAGTTTGCGGGTTTCTAAAATTGACGATGCCTGGTTTTGGGTTAAGTGCCGAAAAATTGCCggcaaaatattaaagtaaatttcTTCTTGCTAAAAAATAGCCGCATATTAAATTGTAGATATACATGTTTTCTTTCTAGAATAAGTAATTTAATTACCttctaatataaaaatgtatataaagttGATTTATAATTCAAGTTTATCCTGTGTGTTGTAGTTGTATGTGATTGACAACGACAAAAAGCGGTCTAACATTTCCACATTGCCTTTGGATTGAATACCTTGCCCCAAGGGGTTACAGCAATGTCTGCGGCTTTAAGGTCGTCTTACATCTCTTAATGAGGCTAAATTATACATTATTGGTCTCACTTCTCATAGGTTAATTCGCAAGGGACTGTTTTGTATTAGCGCAATAGCTGTACACACATATACCTATGACCTATTGTGTGAACTTGCATTAGCCAACAGTGATTCGAATATTAGCAGCCATAAAGGGGTTCTTTGAAAattgtaaatgtttaaactataGCAGTTGTAAGTTCGATCAAAACAAAGACAGCTCTGTTCAAACTGTCGCAGGGCTAAATTATGTCGTGACGTTACATAGTGTGACGGCAGAGGAACAACCACTAAACACCACAAAGGAATCGTTGTTGCTTTTCGCTTGGGTTGTAACGCGCATATAGGAATTTGCGACCCCCATATAGCTATTGAGGTGTTAATATTGTAATGTACATCTAGAATAGATACACAAGATACTGTTACGGTCAAAAAATAggattttttgaatttatacCATTTAAATCGAATACAATTTCCTTacacaaaatataactttttaaaaacgaatTATTACATTCTAGTtacatttttgctttttctaCAAGCACTGATCGAACGTAATGAAgagttaaatattatattatcataaatatgtatattactGTGAAATAAGAtggaaactgttttaaatattttttgttttctgatgtatgagacgataaaatagagtAAAGGTacggaccatcttaccccaacctgttATATGATCgcaatatacataaataaattagcaAAACATAATTGTATTAAAAGTATTCACTGACGAGTAAAATTCAATAAGCGCTTTGTCCCCTCCTAACGGATatcaaatgaaatattttaacaatggtAAATGAATGTGTATTATGTGGTAATAAAGTGagcaattatgacgtaacaaacaatataAGTGATCTGACCGAAACTTTTAATCTCGTTGGTGACGCTTATAATTATAACGTTAcgacatatatttataacgtCATCTGTATTGAGATCATCAGTTagaataaatgttttgatCTTAATTGGATAATACTACGGTTCCTCATCAGTAAATATTCCGGTGGTCTAATGCCGCTCGCCACTTCAAACAGAATTTGAAGTTAACAAAATAATGCCATTGAGGCTTGTTGAATGGTGGGTAGTGAATTTAGACGCTACATGGTTAGGCTGTTAGCGGCTAGGGGCAAAAACATTAGAGGTAGCTTTAAAGTTGGGTCGGTCTGTAAAACTACCTCTGTGGTGTAGTTGTACAGTGAAAAGTCTCTTATTAAGTATTACAAATGCAAATTaacttatattattttatttttgctacaaggcataatgtaaacaatcttttgccccctcatctggtataaaaaaaacattcccTGATAAATTCTAGCCGCATGGCAGAGGAAACGGCGGAAAATACTACGTTTTTATTCCAGATGAGCCGCtgaattattgtttaaattaactgaTGTTTCAGTTTAGGCCTATTTTTACAACTTAACATTCATTGTTTGCTCTGCAGGGTGTCAAAAAACTTCGCGTTGGTCGTGTAGTGAAGAAAAAGCTTCGTAAGCGTAACAAGAAACGAAGAAAGAAGGGGCGAAAGAACAGAAAGTCTGCGGCTCTTTCTAGATCCAAGAGATCCAGTACCCCTACTTACAAACTAAAATTCAAGTGGACGAGAGCGAAGAGAACTCACCTACCCGAAGGCTGGATAAGACGACCTGGACAACCTAACAGTGGACTAAGTGTTGAATACGATTATGCTGTTGTAGAACTAAAGAAACCCCTTGGAAACGCCTCAATGAAAATGGGCATCAGTCCAGCAAGAGAGCATTTGCCCGGCAGTCATAGAATTCATTTCACCGCATTTGGACAGAATAAGGATAACGATTTGCTTTATCGGTATTGCGCTGTGGATGAGCAGTCGAACGACATCATGTATCATAGATGTGACGCTCAAAGAGGTACATCCGGCGCTGGCGTCTATGTTCGCTTGTACGACCGTGACACACGTTCTTGGGACCGTAGAGTAATCGGAATTTTCTCTGGGCACCAATGGGTCAATATGGGCGAAGGACAACCACGCAAGGAGTACAACACAGCTGTGAGAATTACTCCACGCAAGTTTGCGCAGATTTGCTTTTGGACCACGGACGATGACAGCGAATGTCGCGGTAATTGACGTCAACAGACTGGTGCTACGTAACACGCGTCTGCTTTGCATCGTATCATCATCTGGTTCGTGTACTTGCTCGGTTGTCGCACGCACGGGCGCTTCGCAAATAGAGAAGCGGTAATAAAAcgcatttttattaaacaagcTAGCGCTGTCACATCATGTATTCATACTTGCTTTTCTGCAGTTATATTCGCACTGCGACCCACACATGCAGCATACGTGTTAACGAAATTATTGTATACCGCAGCATATTCCTCTTACAAGTATACAGAAATGTCTAGACCGTTTTCATTTTCTGGACCGACTCATCACAGCCAAACAGCATCTCGATTCGACTTTGTTGCAAATGGTTCCGATATTTAATCACGCGTTTCCTTTTTTGTTTCTTCAGCATATTTTTCGTCTTTTTGCGTTGTGTTTGTTATTATCGTTATATACGTGGACAGCTAGGCGAAATTCATGCACATATGTAGCTTGACCCAAATCCTGTATATCGTATAAACATCTTACATGTCAAACAGTctcaaatatttaatgatcTTTTATTATAGACACCTTGTcgattataaataatatttaaataacctcTTTAATTGGgtctttgatattttattggCGTGTGTATTACAAGATCATCTGTCGCTTATTTAAAGAATACAGATGCGATGTTGTGTATATTGTTTTACGATTGATGAAAACAGACTGGAGCTTAGCCAAAATGCAGAATTGCTTACCAGAGATACAAAGCTTAAAACACACAGGCATTATATGCCATGGTTTAACATTATAATGTGTTTAAgactttttgttaaatgtcATAATTAGTGGATTAGTAGTAAAGATATCAGCTTGTATGGTCTGTTAGCCAGTACATTTTCGAGGCCGATTTTTAATGTACTATGGAGTAAGTTGGAATACGGTTAGCACCcaattccatatttcctaatcgggttttgaacaattaccaatatGTTGCgtggatacggttatatatttctgtaaatagtttttgtttactattaaatatgacgagaaaagagaatcaAGACATGATCTATCTCATCCATCTCACTACAACCACTGACCTACATTTAAACGTTTATATACACTAGACTCGTAACGCCAACACCAGAGTTTTTAAATGTGGAACCCTTCCCGCCACCATGCGTTTACAATACAGTTGAACCCGACCGCCACGCTAAAATAAGTGAAGTTGGTGATAatgattaaatataacttgtctTTCCTTGCTGGCGGGGCAACGCGGTTGTTACCAGCCCTAAACGTCAAtgtgtgtaatatataaacttaGCAGTTGTTCAGAGATAAGCACGAAGAAAACAAAGTTACGTCTTGCGACTGAACGAAGGCTCTTCAGATCCAAAGTAAAGAGCTCCAAGTcgtattattttagtttaaaatgtttttgaacaAGCCACTTCGTTTTGTATGACGAAGCAACGATTAAACACCCAGGAAACATGCGCAATACGTAATTGAAAGTTCAAGGCTAATGTAAAATCGTATTCTCTTTTGGTCACTTAAAACGAACCTAGAGATACCGTTACATGTTCAGTGTGCACTGGTGTGGTTGAACGAAACACCTGAACGACTAAATCAAAGAAGGCCGAAGTAAATAtcctgaaaaatattttaacaaagcaTAAGGacgtatttttaaatgcatccAAAACAATCTTGACCAGATTTTATTGCGAGTAATTTGGCATTTAATCCAAGATAAAGtatatatcacgacaccgggcaactgatataatatatatcacgGCACCGGGCAACTGATATAATTGTTGACTGTACTTTTAGCACAGATTTAGTAGCACATTTGTTTATCCAAACTTAACTTAATGCATCAAGATTGTATATTAAAGGGTTGTTTTTCGTAACGATAACATCTGGCGCAACTGTGTAGCTTATGCGTCTAAGCGACACATCTTGCGTGTTTCATGCGACTAAGAAATGATATGTCAGTCTGCCATTCTTTGCTGTAAAATATCTCTTCCCTAATACTCGGCTGTCCTCACGTTTTGTCTGTAGCCTGACGCCGCTCGTCGTTTGATAAACCGAGTTGCCGATCTATCGTTATGCAGTCGGACACTAGTGAAATAGGTGCGAGGTATGCAACCTATAAGTTAAAACGAGAATGGACCGAACTGTAGCAGCACCCCCCCCCCAACTATTTGTTGCGGTTGATATGGGTTTGAATAAACTTGTTACACCACCCACAAAATGATCATTCAgtaaa contains:
- the LOC100184571 gene encoding inactive serine protease 35, whose amino-acid sequence is MNFCVVVGVISLVVVGLFHPASCVRVNIENYSWQRPRLPHLASVAEIEEGRAEYHGHVAQVLKGDCDLDCQIQKDNQPISIEELDRDMSFETLDVVKQLKFKTIVNVTESSILPSEPALDTQVEIEDEPSSRHKRAIFGLDTRFQLPAKKFSTMFPFSTAVKLSTGCAGVLLSPKHVLTSAHCLHDGKRYLKGVKKLRVGRVVKKKLRKRNKKRRKKGRKNRKSAALSRSKRSSTPTYKLKFKWTRAKRTHLPEGWIRRPGQPNSGLSVEYDYAVVELKKPLGNASMKMGISPAREHLPGSHRIHFTAFGQNKDNDLLYRYCAVDEQSNDIMYHRCDAQRGTSGAGVYVRLYDRDTRSWDRRVIGIFSGHQWVNMGEGQPRKEYNTAVRITPRKFAQICFWTTDDDSECRGN